One genomic window of Bactrocera dorsalis isolate Fly_Bdor chromosome 4, ASM2337382v1, whole genome shotgun sequence includes the following:
- the LOC105224985 gene encoding uncharacterized protein LOC105224985 → MEILSVRVSFVALFVLVACVLLVQARPQAPEQPEPYEYQYEVKDPEKELFFNKNEAGDAAGKVSGQYSVWLPDGRLMTVAYTVEGENGFVPKVTFDTTNPLG, encoded by the exons ATGGAGATTTTGTCCGTCAGAGTGTCGTTTGTCGCGTTATTTGTGCTCGTTGCTTGTGTGCTGTTGGTGCAAGCACGACCACAGGCGCCTGAACAACCAGAGCCG TATGAATACCAATATGAAGTTAAGGATCCCGAAAAAGAACTCTTCTTTAACAAAAACGAAGCAGGTGATGCTGCTGGAAag GTGTCTGGTCAATACTCTGTGTGGCTGCCCGATGGCCGCCTAATGACCGTTGCCTACACAGTGGAGGGGGAGAATGGCTTTGTGCCTAAAGTCACGTTCGATACAACAAACCCATTGGGTTAG